TCGCGCTCGCCGAAGAGAAGGCCGAGCGGGAGCGGCTCTCCGCGACCGGCAGCGACCAGATCTTCAACGTCTTCGAGTAAGGGAGATCTCTCCCTTCTTTTTTTCTCGCCGACCCACGCGCAAGCGGAGCATGAGCGCCCGTCAGGTACGACAAGGAGCGACAGCACCCTGACACCGGACTTCGCGGCTTCGCGTGGGGTAATCTACAAAGATAATGGCGATGTCTCAGCGAAAGGCGCGAAGAACGACGTTCCAGCGAAACGGAGTAAGTAATGGGACCCGGCCACAGTCCGACCGTATTCTCGTATGGAAAAAAGAAGGGGGGACCGGCTCACGAAATCGTGTGAGAGAGGGCCGGAATTGCGAAATGGTCTATGAACGTCTCCTCATGGCCGTCCGGGAACCGGACCACCGTCAGTTCCGGGGAGAAGTCGGCCTGGACCAGCGGCGCAAACCAGTAGCGGTCAAGCGTCGCCTGCGCACCGGTGAAGTTGAGCCCCGGCGTAGCGTAGACATTCCCGTCCTCAGCGCTCCTGACCTTTGCGAAACTCTGGATCGAGAAGACGGCAACATTGCTCTCTGCCGCGGTCACCGTTACGGGTGAGCCGGTTGCTTCCTCGAGCGCGGACTTCAGTTCCTGCTCCGGATTGGCAATCTTGAGGAAGACGGCGATCCTCTCGACAAACGAGAGTTTGTAGTTGAAGGTGACATCTGCGCTCCCATCCTCGTCTACAGTGATCCTGAGGTTCTCTGCGCTGAAAGCCCCTGCCGGGGCTACTACAAACGCCAGGATCAGGAGGGATGCGACCAGAACTCCGCGTTTCATCCTTGTACCTCGAACAAGCATACGGCGCCCGGGGGTATAAACATTTTGTAAGCCGTTCTGCCATTTGATCGCCTGAGAATACTGATTTTACGTTTTTGTTCTCCGGGAAAGGATCAATTCTCGAAAAATCAGGCGGGGGCTCCCGGCAATCGCGGGGCACCCCGCGCCGCCGCCGGGCCCTCACACGGCATGTGCGGTCAATGCACCCGCAGCAGGAGGTGGAGGTTGCGGTAACCGGCTCTGGTGAGGTTGGCGACCGGTATCTCTGCCTGGGGCGCCTCCATAAAGAGGAGGAACTCCAGCCGGTCCACGTCCGAGTCCATGATCCGGAACGTGTAAGGCTGCTCGACGGTCCGGTTGTTCGGTACGGTGACCGAGAACCGGTCAAGAGGCGTCGCAGAGACGATCACCGACTTGTTTGTCGCACCGTTGAACCTGCTCTTCACGGCAAACGTCTGGACCGTGTAGGTGATATCCCGGGACTCGTGGTTTCCGATCCCGATGATGACCGTCTGCGGTGTTCCCGCCATGAACTCCGTCGGATAGTTTGCGGCTTTTCCTGTCGGACCGAGGATATAGAACTCGGTGAACCTCTCTCCCTCCTGCGGGTTGACGACGATATATACCGTCGTTGCGGTGGCCAGGAGGACGGCGGCGATGAGGAGAAGGCTCAGGACCTGCTCGGTCCGTGGGGTGGAGCTCCCGGGTGCTCTCTCCCGTTTTTCCGCTGCATGGGGGTGCCCGGTCCCGCCGGGCCCGCTTTGCGCCAGTAAGAAGACTGCGATCAGCAGGCAGCCGGGGAAGAGGGCGGGCAGGGCGGGGTGGATACCCGTCGGGTCCGGCGGGAGAGCGCACGAGTACAGGAGATCGGAGAGAGGGCCTGCGGAGGCTTCAGACGGCATTCTGCTATCCCATAAAAATCCAT
This portion of the Methanoculleus caldifontis genome encodes:
- a CDS encoding DUF1616 domain-containing protein, with protein sequence MPSEASAGPLSDLLYSCALPPDPTGIHPALPALFPGCLLIAVFLLAQSGPGGTGHPHAAEKRERAPGSSTPRTEQVLSLLLIAAVLLATATTVYIVVNPQEGERFTEFYILGPTGKAANYPTEFMAGTPQTVIIGIGNHESRDITYTVQTFAVKSRFNGATNKSVIVSATPLDRFSVTVPNNRTVEQPYTFRIMDSDVDRLEFLLFMEAPQAEIPVANLTRAGYRNLHLLLRVH